The sequence AGCAGTGCTCGGCAACAACGAGATCAAGGAAAACTACAAGCTCTCGGAAACGATCAAGGGCAAGTACGCGGTGATCTTCTTCTACCCGCTGGACTTCACCTTCGTCTGCCCCTCCGAGCTGATCGCCTTCGATCATCGTCTGCAGGAATTCAAGCAACGCGGCGTGGAAGTGATCGGCGTGTCGATCGACTCCGAGTTCACTCACCTGGCCTGGAAGAACACCCCGGTCGAGAAGGGCGGCATCGGTCAGGTCGGGTACACCCTGGTGGCCGACATCAAGCACGACATCTGCCGCGCCTACGACGTGGAATCGGTGGGCGGCGTCGCCTACCGCGGCTCTTTCCTGATCGACAAGGCCGGCGTGGTCCGCCACCAGGTGGTCAACGACCTGCCGCTGGGCCGCAATGTCGACGAGATGATCCGCATGGTCGACG is a genomic window of Niveibacterium sp. SC-1 containing:
- a CDS encoding peroxiredoxin, whose amino-acid sequence is MAVLVGKQAPDFVAAAVLGNNEIKENYKLSETIKGKYAVIFFYPLDFTFVCPSELIAFDHRLQEFKQRGVEVIGVSIDSEFTHLAWKNTPVEKGGIGQVGYTLVADIKHDICRAYDVESVGGVAYRGSFLIDKAGVVRHQVVNDLPLGRNVDEMIRMVDALQFTEEHGEVCPAGWNKGKAGMKASTTGVAEYLASHAKDL